GTCAGGGTGGGGAAGACGCGTGCGGCGAGACGCCCGGTGGTGCCGTAGAAGCGCTGCCAGGCGGTGAACTCCCGGTCGGAGCCGGTGAGTTCGGAGAATGCGGTACGGGTCCGGGCATCGCCGCCGCCGACGAGGAGACCGGTGGGGCGGCCGTCGCGCACGGTGGGGGTGTAGGAGGAGACGGTGCGTTTGCGTACCGCGAAGCGCAGGCCGAGATCCCGCACGATCTTCGACGGCAGCAGGCTGACGAGGTAGGAGTAACGGGACAGCCGGGCGTCGACCCCGGCGAACGCCCGGGTCGACACGGCGGCCCCACCAGTGTGGTCCAGCCGCTCCAGCACCAGCACACTGCGCCCTGCGCGCGCGAGATAGGCGGCGGCGACCAGTCCGTTGTGCCCGCCGCCGACGATGACCGCGTCATACGAAGTCCGTTCCGGCATGCCCCTTGGTAGCACGCGGTGATCTCGGTCGCCAGGTGCAGGCGGCTGAAACCTCCACCCGGGTCGGTGCGGCTTCTTGACCGGGCAGGGGGCTGCTCCTAGCGTCCGGCCGTGCTCCGCCCCGGCACCGCCCCCGCCGCCCTCTCCGCAGGCCGTCCCGCCCACCCGTGAGGTGACCCGTGTCCCACTCCCCGGTACCCCGCCTCGGCCGCACCCTCGCCGGACTGACCGCCGTCGCCGCCTGCTCCGCCGGGCTGCTCGCGGCCCCCGCGCCCGCCTCCGCCGCCGCCGGTCCGGCCCGTGCGACCGGCGCCCGGCACATCGCCGGGGCGTATCCGAATCTGGCCCCCAGACCCCCGATGGGCTGGAACAACTGGTCGTACTACATGTGCGACATCAACGAGAAGGTCGTCCTCGACAACGCGCGGGCCCTGGTCCGTACGGGGCTCGCGCGGCAGGGCTATCGCACCGTCACCGTCGACGACTGCTGGATGAGCCGCCGGCGCGGGCCCAAGGGGGAGCTGACGGCCGACCGCACGAAGTTCCCGCACGGCATGGCCTACCTCGGGCGGCAGCTGCACGCGCTGGGACTGAAGTTCGGGATCTATGAGGACGTCGGCACCCTCACCTGTGAGAAGTATCCGGGCAGTCTTGGCCATTTTCAGCAGGACGCGGAGCTGTTCGCCCGCTGGAAGGTCGACTACGTCAAGGCGGACGGCTGCAATGTGCCCGTCGCGCCGGGGCACTCCAAGGAGGAGACCTACCGGGACCTGTACGGGCAGATGAGCCGTGCGCTCCGGGCCACCGGCCGCCCGATCACCTTCTCGGTGTCGGCACCGGCCTACTTCCAGTTCGACGGCGACAGCGTCTGGCACCGGGTCATCGGCTGGTCGGCCGAGGTCGGCAATCTGTGGCGGGGCGGGCGCGATGTGGCACTCCAGAAGAGCACACCGGCCGCGAAGTGGTCCTCCATCGTCTACAACTTCCGCTACAACGCGCGGCTGGACGGCCTCCAGCGTCCCGGCCGCTGGAACGATCCGGACTTCCTGCTGGCCGGCGACACGGGCCTGACTGCGCGTGAGATGCAGAGCCAGATGTCGCTGTGGGCGATGATGGCCGCTCCCCTGATCTCCAGCACCGACGTCGGCGATCTGTCCCCGTCGGCGCGCAAGGTGCTCGGGAACAAGGAGGTCATCGCCGTCGACCAGGATGCGCTCGGCGTCCAGGGGAACCTCGTGCGGCAGGACGACGGCTCCGCGGTGCTGGCCAAGCCGCTGAAGAACGGCGACCGGGCGATCGCCCTGTTCAACTCCGGCGACGCGCCGCGCACGCTCTCCGTCACGGCCGCCGCGGCCGGACTGCCGGCAGCCGACTCCTACCGACTGCACGATCTGGTGACCGGCCGCCGCACGCACAGCGACGACACGATCGTGGCGCGGGAGGTGCCGCCGCACAGCACGGTGCTCTACCGCGTCACACCGGACTGACCGGGGCGGCGGTCCCGCCCGGCGGCATCCGGGCCGACCGGGGCACAGCGGTCCCGAGGCCGCGTCCGGACTGACCGCGGCCGCCCTCCCCCTGGGGGCGTCTCCCCCTGGGGGGTGCCTCCCCTGAGGTGCCTCCCCTGAGGTGCCTCCCCTAGCGCCGGCGTGCGGCGCGCTCCTGGCGCAGTGCCGCGATCCGGCGGTGGAGGGCGGCCGCCTCGTCCGCGCTGCCCAGTTGTTCCAGGCACTGGGCCAGGTCGCCGTAGCTGGCCAGCGTGTCGAGATGGGCGGCGCCCAGGACCCGTTCGCGGGCGTCCGCGACCTCGCGGTAGAGGTCCAGCGCCTCGTCCCAGCGGCCGAGCCAGCCCAGCGCCACGGCGGTCTCCCGGCGGCTGACCAGGGTGTCGGGGTGGTCGGGACCGAGTACCCGCCCGCGCGTCGCGGCCACTTCACGGGCCTCCACGAGCGCCTCCTGCCAGCGGTTCTGCCGCCCGAGGTTGACGCCCAGGCCGTGCCGGGCGCGCAACGTCTCCGGGTCGTCGGCGCTCCGGGCGACGGCACAGGCCGCGGCCAGGTCCCGGTAGAGCGCCACGGCCCCGGCGCTGTCGCCGAGCCGGCCGAGGCCGATGCCGACCTCGTAACGGGCGGCGAGGGTGTCGGGATGGCCGGGGCCGAGCGTGGCGGTGCGCACCGTCGCGACGTCCCTGTGGGTGTGCAGCGCCTCCGCCCACCTGCCCAACTTGCCCAGTACGTGGGCGAGTTCGAAGAGCGTGGCGAGGGTGTCGGCGTGCTGCGGGCCGAGCACCCGGGCGCGGGCCTCGGCCACCTCGTGGGTCATGGCGAGGCAGTCCTCCAGCCGCCCCAGCCGGCCGAGGTTGAGTGCGACATGGTGGCGGCAGCTCAGCGAGTCCGGGTGGTCGGGGCCCAGCGCACGTTCGCGGCCCGCCAGCACCTCGGCGTAGATCTGGTGCGCCTCGAAGCTCCGGCCGATACGGCTCACGGCATGGCCGGCTTCCAGACGGCTGGTGAGGGTGTCGGGGTGATCGGGACCGAGGAGCCGCTCGCGTTCCGCGGCGAGCGCACGGTGTGCCTCGCCCGCCTCCTCCCAGCGGCCCAGCCGGCCGAGGTTCAGCGCGGCGGTGTGCCGGCCGGCCAGCGCGGCGAGGGTGGCGCGGTGGTCGTCCGGCGGTGCCGGGCTGGCGATGCCGGCGTCCGGGGGCGTTTCACCGCCCTGCGGGCCGCCGCCCCAGCCGGTCCAGGCGTCGGTGAGGATGGTGGCGGCCTCGTCGGCGGGGTGACCGTGCGGTCGCCGGGCGAGGCCGGCGGGGGCGCCGAGGGACATGCCGCGGGTCCAGGAGGGCAGCCACCGGGCGGGGACCGTCAGCTCGTCCGGGCTTGCCGCAGCGTCCCGCCCGGGGTGCGGATGGCGCGCATCGGCGAGGCGTTTGCCCAGCTCGTGGGCGTCCCTGGGGCGGTCGTCGGGGTCCTTGGCGAGCAGTTCGAGCACGATCCGCTCATAGGCCTCGGGCAGATCGGGACGGAGCGTACGGGGCGGCTTCGGTGCCAGGTCGCGATGCCCGACGAGCACCGCCCAGGCGTCGCCCAGATCGAACGGCGG
This Streptomyces decoyicus DNA region includes the following protein-coding sequences:
- a CDS encoding glycoside hydrolase family 27 protein, whose product is MSHSPVPRLGRTLAGLTAVAACSAGLLAAPAPASAAAGPARATGARHIAGAYPNLAPRPPMGWNNWSYYMCDINEKVVLDNARALVRTGLARQGYRTVTVDDCWMSRRRGPKGELTADRTKFPHGMAYLGRQLHALGLKFGIYEDVGTLTCEKYPGSLGHFQQDAELFARWKVDYVKADGCNVPVAPGHSKEETYRDLYGQMSRALRATGRPITFSVSAPAYFQFDGDSVWHRVIGWSAEVGNLWRGGRDVALQKSTPAAKWSSIVYNFRYNARLDGLQRPGRWNDPDFLLAGDTGLTAREMQSQMSLWAMMAAPLISSTDVGDLSPSARKVLGNKEVIAVDQDALGVQGNLVRQDDGSAVLAKPLKNGDRAIALFNSGDAPRTLSVTAAAAGLPAADSYRLHDLVTGRRTHSDDTIVAREVPPHSTVLYRVTPD
- a CDS encoding serine/threonine-protein kinase, yielding MAENRLIQRRYRLLGTIGRGGMGEVWRARDESLGRQVAVKCLKPMGPRHEPSFLQVLRERFRREARVAAALQHRGITVVHDFGEDDGTLFIVMELLSGRNLSQLLDDNRRQPLPVADLMEIAEQVTAALAYTHEQAIVHRDLKPANIVRTADGTVKICDFGIARLGHDIGFTARLTGTGIAMGSPHYMSPEQIGAHGVDHRSDLYSLGCVLYEIATGVPPFDLGDAWAVLVGHRDLAPKPPRTLRPDLPEAYERIVLELLAKDPDDRPRDAHELGKRLADARHPHPGRDAAASPDELTVPARWLPSWTRGMSLGAPAGLARRPHGHPADEAATILTDAWTGWGGGPQGGETPPDAGIASPAPPDDHRATLAALAGRHTAALNLGRLGRWEEAGEAHRALAAERERLLGPDHPDTLTSRLEAGHAVSRIGRSFEAHQIYAEVLAGRERALGPDHPDSLSCRHHVALNLGRLGRLEDCLAMTHEVAEARARVLGPQHADTLATLFELAHVLGKLGRWAEALHTHRDVATVRTATLGPGHPDTLAARYEVGIGLGRLGDSAGAVALYRDLAAACAVARSADDPETLRARHGLGVNLGRQNRWQEALVEAREVAATRGRVLGPDHPDTLVSRRETAVALGWLGRWDEALDLYREVADARERVLGAAHLDTLASYGDLAQCLEQLGSADEAAALHRRIAALRQERAARRR